A stretch of Oncorhynchus gorbuscha isolate QuinsamMale2020 ecotype Even-year linkage group LG24, OgorEven_v1.0, whole genome shotgun sequence DNA encodes these proteins:
- the LOC124012644 gene encoding protein FAM8A1-like: MATDSTTENGPTSRSEESQEAQTNVNATTEYCAKLQEWMWQYYWGYANWQSWMTLTTFPFPPCNFPVAGNYQAPTGTPWPAGQPTLDARYGYNYPGIGYPFPFPAPPTTGFQTGQQMTAGTLPHDARPVQQQNGNAPQAGREYTIPSPLHRFLAETVDFFILFCVKATIILWIMHLSGMKDITKFVTHFIVEEIDENTSMEDLQKMMAVALVYRVLVCFYEIICIWGAGGATPGKFLLGLRVVTCNSSVLVRPNRVLVVPASNVTLSASTVRALNKNFSIAFLFPVFIILLFFQHNRTVYDVVAGTIVVQRRGAR, encoded by the exons ATGGCCACAGACAGTACTACAGAGAATGGGCCGACTTCGCGTTCCGAGGAGAGCCAAGAAGCGCAAACAAATGTCAACGCCACAACTGAATACTGCGCAAAGTTACAGGAATGGATGTGGCAGTACTACTGGGGCTATGCAAATTGGCAAAGCTGGATGACTCTGACTACATTTCCTTTTCCCCCGTGCAATTTTCCCGTAGCTGGAAACTATCAAGCACCGACTGGAACTCCATGGCCCGCTGGACAACCAACTTTAGATGCCCGATATGGGTACAACTATCCGGGAATAGGGTACCCCTTTCCATTCCCTGCGCCCCCGACTACGGGGTTTCAGACAGGGCAGCAGATGACAGCTGGGACACTGCCTCATGATGCAAGGCCAGTGCAACAACAGAACGGAAACGCACCTCAAGCAG GTCGGGAATACACCATCCCTTCTCCCCTCCACAGATTCCTAGCAGAGACGGTGGacttctttattttattttgtgtcaAGGCAACCATCATCCTGTGGATTATGCACCTTAGTGGCATGAA GGACATCACTAAGTTCGTCACCCACTTCATAGTTGAGGAGATAGATGAGAACACGTCTATGGAGGACCTGCAGAAGATGATGGCAGTAGCTCTGGTCTACAGGGTGCTGGTCTGTTTCTATGAG atcaTCTGTATCTGGGGGGCGGGCGGTGCCACCCCAGGGAAGTTCCTCCTTGGTCTTCGGGTCGTGACATGTAACAGTTCAGTCCTGGTCCGACCTAACCGGGTACTGGTGGTACCGGCATCTAACGTCACCCTGTCAGC tTCCACGGTGCGGGCGTTGAACAAGAACTTCTCCATTGCCTTCCTGTTCCCCGTCTTCattatcctcctcttcttccaacaCAACAGGACTGTCTATGACGTTGTAGCTGGTACCATCGTGGTGCAGCGCAGAGGGGCCAGATAA